The sequence CTGGAAGAGGGGGCTGCGGCCGTCCACGGATCCAGTGTGTGTCATTGCTCCTCTGGATCGGACCAGGATTCGCCATCCTCCAACTCGGGTTTCGCGGGAACCCGATAACTCTCGGAGCTCCAGGCGCCCAGATCCAGGGTGCGACAGCGTTCAGAGCAGAATGGCTTCCAGGCGTTGCCCTCCCAGGCGGTGGGTTTCCGGCACAGAGGACAGGGGCGGAGCGTCGTCATGGCGTTCAGTTTAGCCGGGACTGAAAAGCCAAAGATTTTTGCCTGATCTGTGATCAAACCTTCGTCCCTGGTCGGGGTTTTTATGACCACGGATTGATGTCTGAAGGTCGATCGTTGAGTGAACACAAAAAATAATTGAACGAAAACAATTTATAAAATATGCATCAATTATTGAAGATTTCGTTGACAATTTTCTTGCTTTTCTTAGACTGGTTGCTACGGGTGCTGGCACCCGCCGTCCAATCATCCAAAAGGAGAACCCATGGGAAAGATCATTGGCATTGACCTAGGCACCACCAATAGCTGCGTCGCCGTGATGGAGGGCGGGATGCCCAAAGTCATCCCGAACGCCGAGGGCTCCCAGACCACGCCCAGCACGGTTGGCTACAACCCCAAGACCACCGAGCGGCTGGTGGGCGCCGCGGCCAAACGGCAGGCTGTGGCCCAGCCCAAAAACACGGTCTACTCCATCAAGCGGTTCATGGGCCTGCCCTACGCCGATTCCGACAAGGAACAGAAACTCGTGCCCTACGACGTGGAGCGCACCGACAAGGGCGCCTGCGCGGTCAACATCATGGGCAAGCACTTGAGCCCCGAGGAAATCAGCGCGGTCATCCTCGGCAAGATGAAGGAGAGCGCCGAGGCCTACCTGGGCGAAAAGGTCACGCAGGCCGTCATCACGGTGCCCGCCTACTTCAATGACGCCCAGCGCCAGGCCACCAAGGACGCCGGCGCCATCGCGGGCCTCGAAGTCATGCGCATCATCAACGAGCCCACCGCCGCAGCCCTGGCCTATGGCATGGACAAGAAGAAGGACGGCACCATCGCCGTCTTCGATTTCGGCGGCGGCACCTTCGATATCTCGATCCTCGAAGTGAGCGAGGGCGTCGTCGAAGTGAAATCCACCAACGGCGACACCCACCTGGGTGGCGACAACGTGGACCAGGTGGTCATGGATTGGCTGGTGGAGGAGTTCCAGAAGGCCGAAGGCATCGATCTGCGCAAACAGCCCGACGCCATGCAGCGGCTGAAGGAAGCTGCCGAAAAAGCCAAAGTGGAGCTTTCCGCCACCACGCAGACCGACATCTCCCTGCCCTATATCACCGCGGATGCCTCCGGTCCCAAGCACCTGACCCAGACCCTCACCCGGTCCCGGTTCGAGGCCATGATCGAGCCCATCCTGCAGAAGCTCCGACCCCCCTGCGAGAACGCCATCAAGGATGCGAAACTCCGCCACCACGAAATTGACGAAGTCATCCTGGTGGGCGGTTCCACCCGCACGCCGAAGGTGCAGGAACTCGTGAAGTCCGTCTTCGGCAAGGAACCCAACAAGAGCGTGAATCCCGACGAGGTGGTGGCGCTCGGCGCCGCGGTCCAGGGCGGCGTGCTGGCGGGCGACGTCAAAGGCGTACTGCTGCTCGACGTGACGCCGCTCAGCCTTGGCATCAATGCCAACGGCGGCCAGATGAGCGTGATCATCCAGCGCAACACCACGATCCCCACCAAGAAATCCGAGATCTACACCACCGCCGTGGACAACCAGCCCGGCGTGGACATCGAGGTGTTCCAGGGCGAGCGTCCGCTGGTCGAAGGCAATAAGCTCCTGGGCCATTTCCACCTGGGCGGCCTGCCCCCGGCGCCCCGTGGCATGCCCCAGATCGAAGTGGTCTTCGACATCGACGCCAATGGCATCGTGCACGTCACCGCCAAGGACAAGGCCACCGGCAAGGACGCCAGCATCACGTTGACCGGCAGCACCGGCCTGTCCAAGGACGACATTGAAGCCAAGGTCAAGGAAGCCGAGGCCCACAAGGCCGAAGACGAAGAGCGGAAGAAGCTGCTCGAAGACAAGAACACGCTGGATCAAACCGTCTACCAGGTGGAAAAACTGCTCAAGGAAAGCGGCGACAAGCTCCCCGATGCCGACAAGAAGGAAGTCGAGGATTCCGTGGCCGAAGCGAAGGCCGCCCTCAGCAGCCTGGATGCCGCCCGCATCAAGAAGGCCCTCGACGATCTCAACGCCAAGTCCCACAAGATGGCCGAGCACCTCTACCAGCAGGGCGCGCCGGCGCCGGGCCAGGCTCCATCGGCAGAGGAGCCGAAAAAGGAAGACAACGTCATCGATGCTGAAGTCGTCAACTAGGCGCAGTTGCGTCTTCTGCCGACCCTCCGCCGGCGCGATGGAGGATGCTCCGAGGCGGGCCGGAGAACAGCTTCACCGATGAATCCAGAAGAGGCCGGAGCCCATCCGGCCTCTCTCTTTGGACACCTATAACCTGAGTGCCCAACACGCAAATCATGCTAGCGTGAAGCCATGGCCCATCCCGATTACTATGCGCTGCTTGGGATTTCCAAGAATGCCTCGACCGAGGAGATCAAGAAGGCGTATCGGAAGCTCGCGCGGAAATTCCACCCGGATCTGAATCCCAACAACCAGGAGGCCGAGGCCAAGTTCAAGGACTTGACCGCGGCCAACGACGTGTTGTCCGATCCCGAAAAGCGCCGCAATTACGATCAGTTCGGGGATCCGAGCGGGATGCCTTCCGGCGCGGGTTTCAGCCCGGGGGCCGGGTCCCAATCCTTTGATTTCGGGAACATGTTCGGCGATCTGTTCGGAGGCGGGGACCGCCGCCAGCCAGGCCCCATGAAGGGCGAAAGCCTTTCGCACACCGTGCGCATTCCCTTCAAGGATGCCTTCGCCGGCACCAAGGTCAGCTTGAATCTCCATCGTACGGAGACCTGCAAAACCTGCCACGGCAGCGGCGAGAGCGGCGGCTCGAAAAGCACCTGCCCGGCCTGCGGCGGCCGGGGACACTTCGAACAGGGTTCAGGTTTTTTCAAGACCCGCCAAGCCTGTCCGGAATGCGGCGGCACCGGTAAAAAGGCGCCAGCCTGCCCCGCCTGCGAAGGCCGGGGCCGCAATCCGAAGCATGAATCGGTGACCGTGGCCATCCCGGCGGGTGTAGAAGACGGGACCCGCCTGCGGGTGAAAGGAAAAGGGGAGGCGGGCCGGCGAGGAGGCGGCCCCGGCGACTTCTTCCTGGAAGTGCAGGTGGATTCCGATCCCCATTTCGAACGGCGCGGCGCCAACCTGTACTTGCGCCTGCCCATCAGCTTCAGCGAAGCGGCCCTGGGAGCCAAGGTGGAGATCCCCACGCCTGAATCCACCGCCACGATCAAAGTCCCGCCGGGCACCCAGAGCGGCGGGAAGCTGCGGCTCAAGGGCCGCGGGATGCCCATCCCCAACAGCGACCAGCGCGGCGACCTCATCGCGGAAATCCAGGTGGTCACGCCGGACATCCATGATGAGCGCAGCAAGGAACTGCTCCGGGAGCTGGGCGAAATCAACGATGGCGCGATCCGCGCAAAGCCCTGGAGAACCTGATGCGCCGTGATCCGAAGCAAGGCGTGTACATGATCGGCGTCGTCGCCGCGCGCTACAACATCCATCCCCAGACCCTGCGGCTCTACGAGCGGGAGGGACTGCTCCGTCCGAGCCGGACGGAAGGCAAGACCCGGCTCTACAGCGATGAGAACCTGGAGCGGCTGGAATTCATCCTGAGCCTGGTCCGCGACCTGGGCGTGAACCTCGCAGGCGTGGAGGTGGTGCTCGACCTGCGGAGCCGCATGCAGCAGATGCAGGATGAAATGAGCGGCGCCCTTGAATCCATGAAGCAGCGGATGCGCGAAGCCGGACTCGATCCCGGCGAATTCCGGGCGCCGTCTAAATCCACTGGGCTGGTCAAGCTGTCGCACCAGGGGCTCGTCAAGCGCTGACAATCGCCGATCGAAATTTGCGACGCTCATCTTGTATGCTGGAATCTCCCCGTCAGGAATCCCTGTGCCCATTCGGCATCTCGAAGAGCGCGCGCTCGACAAATATTTTGATTCGATCCGCCACCTGCCCCTGCTCACGGCACAGGAAGAGCGGATCTACGGGCACATGTGGCAGGACGAACGCAATGCCGAAGGCCTCCGGAAGCTGGTGGAAGGCAATCTCCGTTTCGTGGTGAAGGAGGCCCGGAAATTCGAAGGCATGGGCCTCGACCTGCTGGACCTCATCAGCGAAGGCAACCTCGGCCTCATCGAAGCCGCCAAGCGGTTCGATCCGATGCGCGAGAACAAGTTCCTGACCTATGCATCGTGGTGGGTGCGCCAGGCCATCTTCCACGCGCTGGCCGAGCACGGCACCAAGATCCGCCTGCCCCAGAAGGTCGCCGGCCACCTGGTGCAGCTCAACCGACATACCGGCAAGCTGGCCCAATCCCTCGGACGCCAGCCCACGGTGGCGGAGATATCCGAAGCGAGCCATTTCTCGGCGGAGGAAGTGACCCGGCTCCAGGTGCTGCAGCAGACTACGAACACCATCTCCACCGAACAAGGCATGGGCGACACGGACCTCACGGTCGGCGACAGCCTCGAGCAGGAGGTCCAACCCAGCGCCATGCGGTCCCTGGACCACGAGGCCTTCCTGTCGCAGCTGCAGAAGTGCCTGGACAGCCTTTCCGAGAAAGAGCGGCGGATCCTGAGCCTCCACTTCGGGCTCAACAACCATGAGCCCATGACGCTGGAGCAGATCGGCCGCAGCTTTGTTCCGCCCATCTCGAGGGAGCGGGTGCGCCAGATCGAAGAACGGGCCTTCAATAAGATCCGCGAGCGGAGGCGGGAAGTGCTGGGCGATTTCCTGCGGGGGGAACTGCCGTGAAGCCGGATCCCGCTTGCCCCAAGTGCGGCGGCAAGGGCTTCATCCTGGACCGCGATCCCATGAAGCCGGCCATCGCCTGCGGATGCGCGGATGCCGCAGCCTCCCCGGGAAGCGATCTGGGTATTCCCGAACGCTATGCGTCCTCCACGTTTGAAAATTTCTGGGAGTGGTGGAAGGACCGCCATCCCCGCGTGTCGGTGCTGTTGAGCCTCGGCAAAGCCCAGGAACTCCTGGAACATCCCGCAGGCCGGGAATCGCTCGGATCGGAACTCGTCTCCAAGCTGGACCACATCGTCCACAAGTGCGGATTGCAGAGCCAGCAAGGCGGCGAAAAATCCTCCGACACCACCTGGAAGACCATCCGCCCGGCCCAGGAGCCTTCCGGCTTCCAGCCCTTCCAGGCCTGGGCCCAGAAGGACCGCACCAATACGGATCTCTGGTGGATCGACGGCCCCTCCGGCAGCGGCCGGTCCAGCCTGGCATCCGCGGCCCTGCGCGCCTGGTGCGAGCGCACCGGTAGACCCGGCCTCTTTGTCTCGGTGCGGACCTTCAGCCAGGAATTGAAGGACACCTATTACGATGTGCGCAGCTTCCAGAACCAGGGCTTCCAATCCGAACGGGACCGCATGGCGCCCTTGCTGGACGCGCCCTGCCTGGTGCTGGATGATCTCGACCGCCTGGACACCGACCTCCGCGTGGCCAGGGCCGCGGCCCAGTTGCTGGATTTCCGCTACGCGGCCCAGCGGCCCACAATCATCACCGCATCCCGCTGGGCCGAGACCCTGGAGAATGATGACGGTTATGCGCTCGGCCGCCTCAATGATCCAAGCCTGCTGCGGCGCCTGGGCCAAAGCCATCGCGTGCTGCTGCAGCCCACCCTGGACCGCCTCCTGAGCCACCTGTGAGCCGCGCGAGGAACCGATGCTGAACCGCCTGCTGCGCGCCCTGCTGCGGCTGCATCTAGCGCACCCCAGGCGCATCGTGGCCTTCGCGGCCCTGCTCACGGCGGTCCTGGGCTGGGGCGCGTTGCGGGTCGAACGGCGCCTGGACCTCATGAGCCTGCTGCCCACCAGCCACCCCATCGTCCGCGCCAGCCTCGAAGCCGGCGTGGGCCAGCAGGAATTGCTGTGGCTCGTGGCCGAAGGCGATTCGACGACCATCGAGGCCCGCGGTGAGTGGGCGGAAAACCTGGTGGGCCGCCTGCTCGATCAAGGCACGCTTCCGCTCAATGGCCTCAGCGGCGAGGGCCGCCTCTCGGGGCCGCAGCCGGTTCCAGGCCCCCAGGGCGTATCGCTCTGGCCGCCGCTGCTGGCCGCCGGGAGCCTCCTGGATGGCGATGCAGCCGTGGGCCGCCTGATCACCGAACAGATGTATGCGCTGGCGCCCGCGCTCCTTGGCGATCGCCTGGCGCCGCTCAGGAATCCAGCCGAAGTGGAACGGCGGTTGAAGGAGACCGCTGCTACCTTGGCGTCCCCGAATCCGATCCAGGCCCGGTTCGCGCAACTGGACCCCTTGAACCTCCGGAACCTGGTTCCCCCTGACCAGGAATCCATGCTCCGCGCCACCTCGGCCGGCAAGAATTTTCCCCTCCGCATGAAGACCGGCTACCTGGAAACCAAGGATGACCGCTATGTCCTGGTGCCGCTCGTGGTGGATTTCCCCAGCGCCGATGCCAAGGCCACGGGGCGCATCATCCGCTGGTTGGGGGATGGCGCCAAGGATGGGCTGCCCTCCCGCGCCTCGCTCGGCACGGTCGAGGCGGCGCTGGCGGCGCACGGCGGCCGCGCCTTTCCCCTGCAGATCACGGGCGCCCATGCGGTGGCCTTCTGGGAATCCCAACGGCTCACCAAGGAAATCCTGCTCAGCCTCTCGCTCAGTTTTCTGCTCATCGGGATCGTCTATTGGATCGGCTTCCGGACTCTCTCGGGGTTCGGCTACGTGGTGGGCCCGCTGCTGGTCGGAATGGTGTGGGCCCTGGGCCTGGTCGGATGGTCCCTGGGCGAAATGAACATGATGAGCGCCGGATTCGGCGCCGTGCTGCTGGGCATCGGCGACGATGTGGGGATCCTGCTCTTCAGCCGCTACCGGGATGAACGCCGCGCAGGGCGGAGGAAGCAGGCCGCGTTGCGCTCGGCCATGCTGAGCACCGGCCCCGGTGTGGTGGTGGGCTGTGTGGCCACCGCGCTCGCCTTCCTTTCCGCCATCGTGACGCCTTTCCCGGGCTTCCGCGACCTCGGCATCACCGCCGGGCTCGGCCTGTTGGCCTGCCTCTTCGCCAGTTTCCTTCTGCTGCCTCAACTGCTGTTGGCTTTGGACAAGGGCCGCGGCACCTTCGCCCAGACCTCGGCCCCGGTAGTCCCGCAATCCCGGATCGCTCCCTGGAAACCCTGGCTGGCCCTGGGCCTGCTGGCCTTCGCGCTGCTCGGAACCCACCGCCTGCGCTGGGAGGAAGATCTTCGCCGCTTCCGGATCGGAGGCAATCCAGCCCTCGCACTGCAGGAAAAACTCGGGAAAGTGCTGGGTTCCAGCCTTCAGCCCCTCGCCTTGCAGCTCGCTTTGGACGATGCGGCGCAGTTGCCAAGGAGGTGGAACCGCGTGGCAGAGCAGGTGCGGAGCGAAGGCATGCCGCTGCCCGCCTGGGAGCAGGCCGCTCCCGGACTGAGGCTCGTGCTGTCATCGGAAACCTGGCGCCACCGCACCCTGAATGCCGCCTCTGCCGCGGGCCTTGATCCCACGGCCCTGGAGCATCCCCTGGCGGCCCTCAGCCGCAGCCTGGTGGATCCACTCGCGGTGCCTGCGTCCTTGCAACAGCTCTTCCCGCCCACCCAAAAGGCCGTGCTCCCCCAACGCTGGACCCTGGCCGGGATGCTGAAATCCAAAACGCCCGCGGCCGATATCCCAACCGTCACCATTCCCATCCGGCTGCCGGAGGAAGCCCAACTCCGGATCGCGCCATTGTTGGAAGGCGATGGCGCGCGGCTGGTGGGCACACGCCCGCTCTTCTCCGCCATCAAGGATGTGGCCCGGCAGTCCACCCGCGACTGCGCGGCCGTAGGCCTCGCGCTGGTGCTTTGCATCGTGGCCTTTTTCGGCCGCCGCTGGCG comes from Holophagaceae bacterium and encodes:
- a CDS encoding DNA gyrase inhibitor YacG encodes the protein MTTLRPCPLCRKPTAWEGNAWKPFCSERCRTLDLGAWSSESYRVPAKPELEDGESWSDPEEQ
- the dnaK gene encoding molecular chaperone DnaK, with translation MGKIIGIDLGTTNSCVAVMEGGMPKVIPNAEGSQTTPSTVGYNPKTTERLVGAAAKRQAVAQPKNTVYSIKRFMGLPYADSDKEQKLVPYDVERTDKGACAVNIMGKHLSPEEISAVILGKMKESAEAYLGEKVTQAVITVPAYFNDAQRQATKDAGAIAGLEVMRIINEPTAAALAYGMDKKKDGTIAVFDFGGGTFDISILEVSEGVVEVKSTNGDTHLGGDNVDQVVMDWLVEEFQKAEGIDLRKQPDAMQRLKEAAEKAKVELSATTQTDISLPYITADASGPKHLTQTLTRSRFEAMIEPILQKLRPPCENAIKDAKLRHHEIDEVILVGGSTRTPKVQELVKSVFGKEPNKSVNPDEVVALGAAVQGGVLAGDVKGVLLLDVTPLSLGINANGGQMSVIIQRNTTIPTKKSEIYTTAVDNQPGVDIEVFQGERPLVEGNKLLGHFHLGGLPPAPRGMPQIEVVFDIDANGIVHVTAKDKATGKDASITLTGSTGLSKDDIEAKVKEAEAHKAEDEERKKLLEDKNTLDQTVYQVEKLLKESGDKLPDADKKEVEDSVAEAKAALSSLDAARIKKALDDLNAKSHKMAEHLYQQGAPAPGQAPSAEEPKKEDNVIDAEVVN
- a CDS encoding J domain-containing protein; amino-acid sequence: MAHPDYYALLGISKNASTEEIKKAYRKLARKFHPDLNPNNQEAEAKFKDLTAANDVLSDPEKRRNYDQFGDPSGMPSGAGFSPGAGSQSFDFGNMFGDLFGGGDRRQPGPMKGESLSHTVRIPFKDAFAGTKVSLNLHRTETCKTCHGSGESGGSKSTCPACGGRGHFEQGSGFFKTRQACPECGGTGKKAPACPACEGRGRNPKHESVTVAIPAGVEDGTRLRVKGKGEAGRRGGGPGDFFLEVQVDSDPHFERRGANLYLRLPISFSEAALGAKVEIPTPESTATIKVPPGTQSGGKLRLKGRGMPIPNSDQRGDLIAEIQVVTPDIHDERSKELLRELGEINDGAIRAKPWRT
- a CDS encoding helix-turn-helix transcriptional regulator — encoded protein: MRRDPKQGVYMIGVVAARYNIHPQTLRLYEREGLLRPSRTEGKTRLYSDENLERLEFILSLVRDLGVNLAGVEVVLDLRSRMQQMQDEMSGALESMKQRMREAGLDPGEFRAPSKSTGLVKLSHQGLVKR
- a CDS encoding RNA polymerase sigma factor RpoD/SigA, which encodes MPIRHLEERALDKYFDSIRHLPLLTAQEERIYGHMWQDERNAEGLRKLVEGNLRFVVKEARKFEGMGLDLLDLISEGNLGLIEAAKRFDPMRENKFLTYASWWVRQAIFHALAEHGTKIRLPQKVAGHLVQLNRHTGKLAQSLGRQPTVAEISEASHFSAEEVTRLQVLQQTTNTISTEQGMGDTDLTVGDSLEQEVQPSAMRSLDHEAFLSQLQKCLDSLSEKERRILSLHFGLNNHEPMTLEQIGRSFVPPISRERVRQIEERAFNKIRERRREVLGDFLRGELP
- a CDS encoding MMPL family transporter, which produces MLNRLLRALLRLHLAHPRRIVAFAALLTAVLGWGALRVERRLDLMSLLPTSHPIVRASLEAGVGQQELLWLVAEGDSTTIEARGEWAENLVGRLLDQGTLPLNGLSGEGRLSGPQPVPGPQGVSLWPPLLAAGSLLDGDAAVGRLITEQMYALAPALLGDRLAPLRNPAEVERRLKETAATLASPNPIQARFAQLDPLNLRNLVPPDQESMLRATSAGKNFPLRMKTGYLETKDDRYVLVPLVVDFPSADAKATGRIIRWLGDGAKDGLPSRASLGTVEAALAAHGGRAFPLQITGAHAVAFWESQRLTKEILLSLSLSFLLIGIVYWIGFRTLSGFGYVVGPLLVGMVWALGLVGWSLGEMNMMSAGFGAVLLGIGDDVGILLFSRYRDERRAGRRKQAALRSAMLSTGPGVVVGCVATALAFLSAIVTPFPGFRDLGITAGLGLLACLFASFLLLPQLLLALDKGRGTFAQTSAPVVPQSRIAPWKPWLALGLLAFALLGTHRLRWEEDLRRFRIGGNPALALQEKLGKVLGSSLQPLALQLALDDAAQLPRRWNRVAEQVRSEGMPLPAWEQAAPGLRLVLSSETWRHRTLNAASAAGLDPTALEHPLAALSRSLVDPLAVPASLQQLFPPTQKAVLPQRWTLAGMLKSKTPAADIPTVTIPIRLPEEAQLRIAPLLEGDGARLVGTRPLFSAIKDVARQSTRDCAAVGLALVLCIVAFFGRRWRFVALALVPIAAGQIGLLGILAWTNEPFSFLSLMAIPISLGVSVDTALNLLHRARLESGAAAKVARVNAVCAGTTLAGFGGLIFSSYRGLRSLGIACVGGVALALLITQWVLPWLLEKWPLQKERL